The following are encoded together in the Proteiniphilum saccharofermentans genome:
- a CDS encoding glycoside hydrolase family 88/105 protein, with protein sequence MKKTSVLLLMLIPIFMINCNGGKETPADPYYVRMADSEMQRNPESWMIDFVKTIKWNYTHGLELQSILQVWEKTSDEKYFNYVENYADTMVNEDGTIKTYNLERYNIDHINPGKILFPVYKRTGNAKYLKALQLLRSQMETHPRISNGGYWHKQIYPHQVWLDGLYMACPFLAEYGQTFNEPALFDEVALQLTTAWEDLIDEETGLLYHGWDESREQRWADPVTGKSPNFWSRSIGWYMMALVDVLDFMPENHPKRNDIIDKLNKLSSTIDQYRDPETGMWYQVTNLPDREGNYPESSGSIMFIYTWVKGAQKGHLPKEFAEKGATAYNQFLKQFIRENSNGTISVTSVCSVAGLGGEKVYRDGSFEYYISEPVRDDDPKAVGPFIMTSILLDR encoded by the coding sequence ATGAAGAAAACGTCAGTACTGCTTTTAATGCTTATTCCCATTTTCATGATAAATTGTAACGGCGGGAAAGAAACACCGGCCGATCCCTACTATGTGAGAATGGCCGACTCGGAAATGCAAAGGAATCCGGAAAGCTGGATGATTGACTTTGTGAAAACCATCAAATGGAACTATACACACGGCCTGGAATTACAGTCTATCCTCCAGGTATGGGAAAAGACCAGCGACGAAAAATATTTTAACTATGTCGAAAATTATGCAGACACCATGGTCAATGAAGACGGTACCATCAAGACATATAACCTGGAGCGATACAATATCGATCACATCAACCCCGGGAAAATATTATTCCCTGTGTATAAAAGAACAGGAAATGCCAAGTATCTGAAAGCGTTGCAATTGCTCAGAAGCCAGATGGAAACACATCCGCGCATTTCCAACGGAGGTTATTGGCATAAACAGATTTACCCACACCAGGTATGGCTGGACGGATTGTATATGGCATGTCCCTTTCTTGCCGAATACGGACAAACATTTAACGAACCAGCCCTATTTGATGAGGTAGCACTGCAGCTAACCACTGCCTGGGAAGACCTGATCGACGAAGAGACCGGACTGTTGTACCACGGATGGGATGAAAGCCGTGAACAGCGTTGGGCCGATCCCGTAACGGGAAAATCGCCTAACTTCTGGTCGAGGAGTATCGGGTGGTACATGATGGCGTTGGTAGATGTACTTGATTTTATGCCGGAAAATCATCCGAAAAGAAATGATATTATTGATAAACTGAACAAACTATCTTCTACGATTGATCAATATCGCGATCCCGAAACCGGTATGTGGTATCAGGTAACAAACCTGCCCGACAGAGAAGGGAACTATCCGGAGTCTTCCGGTTCCATCATGTTTATCTATACATGGGTGAAAGGGGCTCAAAAAGGTCATTTGCCGAAGGAATTTGCCGAAAAAGGTGCAACCGCTTACAACCAGTTCCTGAAACAATTTATCCGTGAGAACAGCAATGGCACCATTTCCGTCACCAGCGTATGCTCTGTGGCCGGATTAGGCGGAGAGAAGGTGTACCGCGACGGCAGTTTCGAATACTATATTTCAGAGCCGGTAAGAGATGACGATCCCAAAGCAGTAGGCCCGTTTATCATGACAAGCATACTGCTGGACAGGTAA